A genomic segment from Nodularia sphaerocarpa UHCC 0038 encodes:
- a CDS encoding chemotaxis protein CheX translates to MEATNKKEALLKAIHERLEQAYEGTLEAVLELLDISESEDEEDMRDALAELEDAKVNGTVTWEQYKQELKS, encoded by the coding sequence ATGGAAGCAACAAATAAAAAGGAAGCTTTGTTAAAAGCAATACATGAACGGCTAGAACAAGCTTATGAAGGTACTTTAGAAGCAGTTTTAGAACTGTTAGATATTAGTGAAAGTGAAGATGAAGAGGATATGAGAGATGCACTGGCTGAATTAGAGGATGCAAAAGTTAATGGTACTGTTACTTGGGAACAGTACAAGCAAGAATTAAAATCGTGA
- a CDS encoding DUF3134 domain-containing protein — protein MLNSPISEEPRNQRAPVIPSKQESSMLDWLEFQGRLVARNVQETEFSLPETEISEFLSSEDGIEDYDMDDDSDVSLEED, from the coding sequence ATGTTGAATTCTCCCATCAGTGAAGAACCCCGCAACCAACGCGCCCCCGTCATCCCATCAAAACAAGAGTCCTCTATGTTGGACTGGTTGGAATTTCAAGGTCGTCTGGTAGCGCGCAATGTTCAAGAAACCGAGTTTTCACTGCCAGAAACAGAAATATCAGAGTTCTTAAGTTCAGAAGACGGAATAGAGGACTACGATATGGATGATGACAGTGATGTGAGTCTAGAGGAAGATTAG
- the psb28 gene encoding photosystem II reaction center protein Psb28, which produces MVKIQFSKGKDEEVTPEVRLTRSRTGDSGTATFIFTNPQILAEGSSDEVTGMYLIDEEGEIVTREVKGKFVNGKAEGLEAVYVMKSAEEWDRFMRFMERYAEENDLGFNKAE; this is translated from the coding sequence ATGGTCAAAATTCAGTTTTCTAAAGGTAAAGACGAAGAAGTAACTCCAGAAGTACGCTTGACGCGATCGCGCACTGGGGACAGTGGTACAGCAACCTTTATCTTTACCAATCCCCAAATATTGGCCGAAGGTAGCAGCGACGAAGTTACCGGGATGTACCTGATTGACGAAGAAGGCGAAATAGTTACCCGCGAAGTTAAGGGTAAATTTGTCAACGGTAAAGCAGAAGGACTAGAAGCAGTTTATGTGATGAAGTCCGCCGAGGAATGGGATCGCTTTATGCGCTTCATGGAACGGTATGCTGAAGAAAACGATTTGGGATTTAACAAAGCCGAATAG
- a CDS encoding tetratricopeptide repeat protein, with protein sequence MASSGEDYFVVRQQKDQRKKKIISIISLIGFGGSILFGAVGTVRQAMQAPQPQPAATIPVESSLQEQARGYELVLQREPENQVALEKLSLLRIKLQDLPGAMEPLEKLTSLHPERQDYQVMLEKVKKWQMESDR encoded by the coding sequence ATGGCTAGTTCAGGGGAAGATTATTTCGTTGTCCGTCAGCAGAAAGACCAACGCAAAAAGAAAATTATATCAATTATATCGCTGATTGGATTTGGTGGTTCTATCCTGTTTGGGGCAGTAGGTACAGTAAGACAAGCTATGCAAGCTCCCCAGCCTCAGCCAGCAGCAACCATACCTGTTGAGTCTTCATTGCAAGAACAAGCAAGGGGTTATGAGTTGGTATTACAACGAGAACCAGAAAATCAAGTTGCTCTGGAGAAACTCTCTTTATTGCGGATAAAATTGCAGGATCTTCCAGGTGCGATGGAACCGTTGGAGAAGTTGACAAGTTTGCACCCTGAACGGCAAGATTATCAAGTGATGTTAGAGAAGGTTAAGAAATGGCAGATGGAGAGCGATCGCTAA
- a CDS encoding glycosyltransferase produces the protein MPMKCKVCESDSNIFAKGIVLGKHEIDYFQCSHCGFIQTEEPYWLEEAYSEAIAGTDVGLVLRNNGLSHKSAQILFHLFNHEAKFLDYGGGYGLFVRMMRDLGFNFYWIDKFCKNLFAKGFETDESANELYELVTAFEVFEHFVNPIEEIENILKYSQNILFSTELLPENNPKPSEWWYYAPHEGQHISIYTIKSLSIIADKYNLNLYSNGTSLHLLTNKNLEPNVFNNLSQSQSLTFKKESLLQSDYSQAVISLIRHHSKSANFHNKFTESNTKKSTILVDAVFFQLYQTGIARLWKSLLEEWVTNGFAKHIIVLDRAGTAPKIPGIRYLNIERYDYNHTDADREMLQQVCDQEGADLFISSYYTNPHTTPSVFMAYDMIPEVMGWDMNNPMWQAKHQAIQSASAYIAISKNTARDLASCFSKIPPESITVAHCGVNGTFLPAKSEEINGFKTRYGITKPYFLLVGSSGGYKNAILFFKAFAELASSHGFEIILTGSGGVLPPEYRAYTSGSTVHLLQVSDEELIIAYSGAVALVYPSKYEGFGMPIIEAMACGCPVITCDNASIPEVAGEAAIYVKDDDVDGLANLLCEVQKPSVRQALIAAGLVQAQKFSWSNMAETVSSVLIEATLLCLNLQEINFIIFPDWSQPEESIGLELERVFTVVATHPDSEKITLLVNTNNIAVEDAELFLSSVAMNILMQEDLDITEKLQISLVADLADIQWKALLPRISGKIILEHEDENGLIPATAQNITAYELESLNPVKDEQFFFT, from the coding sequence ATGCCTATGAAATGCAAAGTCTGTGAATCTGATTCAAATATATTCGCCAAAGGAATTGTCCTAGGTAAACATGAAATTGATTATTTTCAATGTTCTCATTGTGGTTTTATCCAGACAGAAGAACCATATTGGTTAGAAGAAGCTTATTCTGAAGCTATAGCTGGAACTGATGTTGGTTTAGTATTACGTAATAATGGGTTATCACATAAATCTGCCCAAATTCTCTTTCATCTTTTCAACCATGAAGCAAAATTTTTAGATTATGGTGGCGGCTATGGTCTATTTGTGAGAATGATGAGGGATTTAGGGTTTAATTTTTACTGGATCGACAAATTCTGTAAAAATTTATTTGCGAAAGGTTTTGAAACAGATGAATCTGCGAATGAGTTGTATGAATTAGTAACTGCATTTGAGGTTTTTGAGCATTTTGTCAATCCAATTGAAGAGATTGAAAATATTTTAAAATATTCTCAAAATATCCTGTTTAGTACAGAACTACTACCAGAAAACAATCCTAAACCTTCTGAGTGGTGGTACTATGCCCCTCACGAGGGTCAACATATATCAATATATACAATTAAAAGTTTATCAATAATTGCCGATAAGTATAATTTAAATTTATACTCTAATGGTACATCATTACACCTGCTGACCAATAAAAATCTGGAACCAAATGTATTTAATAATTTGTCTCAAAGTCAATCCCTAACATTTAAAAAAGAGTCTTTGCTTCAAAGCGATTACTCACAAGCAGTTATTTCACTGATTCGTCATCATTCTAAATCTGCCAATTTTCACAATAAATTCACTGAGTCTAATACAAAAAAATCAACAATACTAGTTGATGCTGTATTCTTCCAACTCTACCAAACTGGTATTGCACGTCTTTGGAAATCCTTACTAGAAGAATGGGTAACTAACGGGTTTGCCAAGCATATTATTGTACTTGACCGCGCTGGAACTGCGCCTAAAATTCCAGGAATTAGATATCTTAATATAGAACGCTACGACTATAATCATACTGATGCTGATCGAGAGATGCTTCAGCAGGTGTGTGATCAAGAAGGAGCAGATTTATTTATCTCTTCTTATTACACTAATCCTCATACAACACCTTCGGTATTCATGGCCTATGACATGATACCAGAAGTAATGGGATGGGATATGAATAATCCCATGTGGCAAGCAAAACATCAAGCTATCCAAAGCGCATCTGCTTATATAGCAATATCAAAAAATACGGCGCGTGACCTTGCAAGTTGTTTCTCAAAGATACCACCAGAAAGTATTACTGTCGCTCATTGTGGTGTAAATGGGACTTTTTTACCCGCCAAATCTGAAGAAATTAACGGGTTTAAAACTAGATACGGTATTACTAAACCTTACTTCTTATTAGTTGGCTCTAGTGGTGGTTACAAAAATGCTATTTTATTTTTCAAAGCTTTTGCAGAACTTGCCAGTAGTCATGGCTTTGAAATTATCTTGACCGGAAGTGGTGGTGTATTACCACCTGAATATCGAGCTTATACATCCGGTAGTACAGTTCATCTGCTGCAAGTCAGCGATGAAGAATTAATAATAGCATATTCTGGTGCTGTAGCCTTGGTTTATCCTTCTAAATATGAAGGTTTTGGGATGCCGATAATTGAAGCAATGGCTTGTGGTTGTCCTGTAATTACTTGTGATAATGCTTCAATTCCCGAAGTTGCTGGAGAAGCCGCAATATATGTGAAAGATGATGATGTGGATGGACTAGCAAATCTACTCTGTGAGGTGCAAAAACCTAGTGTTCGTCAAGCATTGATTGCGGCTGGTTTAGTGCAAGCACAAAAGTTTTCCTGGTCAAATATGGCGGAAACTGTCAGTTCTGTCTTAATTGAAGCTACACTTCTGTGTTTAAATCTTCAAGAAATTAATTTCATCATTTTCCCTGATTGGTCACAACCAGAAGAGTCCATTGGTTTAGAGTTGGAAAGAGTTTTTACAGTAGTAGCAACTCATCCTGATAGTGAAAAAATAACTTTACTGGTCAATACCAACAACATTGCTGTTGAAGATGCCGAACTATTTTTATCTAGTGTGGCTATGAATATTCTGATGCAAGAAGATTTGGATATTACCGAGAAATTACAAATCTCTCTGGTGGCAGATTTGGCAGATATTCAGTGGAAAGCTTTACTACCTCGCATCAGTGGCAAAATTATCTTAGAACATGAAGATGAAAATGGGCTAATTCCAGCAACAGCCCAGAATATCACCGCTTATGAATTAGAAAGTTTAAATCCAGTTAAAGACGAACAGTTTTTTTTTACTTAA
- a CDS encoding PAP/fibrillin family protein, whose amino-acid sequence MIGKANLIDAIAGTNRGLLASEPQKQSILAAIANLEDFNPTPRPLEASHLLNGDWRLIYTTSKALLNLDRIPLCKLGQIYQSIRVNTTTVYNIAEIYGLPYLEGLVSVAAKFEPISQKRVQVKFQRSIVGLKRLIDYSSPANFIQQIETGKKFTAIDTPLNGDKQQGWLDITYIDNDLRIGRGNEGSVFVLSKT is encoded by the coding sequence ATGATTGGCAAAGCAAATCTCATTGATGCGATCGCCGGGACAAATCGCGGTTTACTAGCTAGTGAACCACAAAAACAGTCCATCTTAGCAGCGATCGCCAACCTGGAAGACTTTAATCCTACCCCTCGTCCCCTAGAAGCCAGTCATTTGCTCAATGGTGATTGGCGCTTAATATATACCACCAGCAAAGCTCTTTTAAACCTGGATCGCATCCCTTTGTGTAAACTTGGTCAAATTTATCAGTCTATCCGCGTCAACACTACCACGGTTTATAACATCGCCGAGATTTATGGCTTACCTTATCTCGAAGGTTTAGTGAGCGTAGCTGCAAAATTTGAACCAATTTCCCAAAAACGTGTCCAAGTAAAATTTCAGCGTTCCATAGTTGGTTTAAAACGTTTAATAGATTACAGTTCTCCCGCCAATTTTATCCAGCAAATTGAAACTGGTAAAAAATTTACGGCCATTGATACTCCCTTAAACGGTGATAAACAACAAGGCTGGCTCGACATCACTTATATAGATAACGATTTGCGAATAGGCAGGGGTAACGAGGGTAGTGTGTTTGTTTTGAGTAAAACATAA
- a CDS encoding O-linked N-acetylglucosamine transferase, SPINDLY family protein, whose translation MAQFQELLKLRSSDAEIYWRLSQCYRNLNLLDQYLITLKEGLKAYPNDPRLHFTLIIELRINGYNQEAIISAENASQLIPDDYTFTLLKHLTVPTIYDHPEEIIFYRHRYIQGLQDLIHKTSLNTPQERNNALAGIGRLTNFYLSYQAQNDVELQRQYGQLVHKIMAANFPQWIAHLSMPELQPQEKIRIGYISHYLHSYSGTLWLTGWLRYCDHQKFEIYCYYTGNQPDPVTQQFKDYSDFFYHIPDNLPAVSEQIVADKLHILVYPEIGMNPQTMQMAGLRLAPVQCTAWGHPVTTGLPTIDYFLSSELMEAENAQEHYSEKLILLPNIGVAYPKPYIPQVIKTRSDYGLNDDDVIYLCCQAPFKYLPQYDFILAEIASRIPEAKFVFLRGTVLKPRLQRAFAAVGLNSEDYCVHLKIPERLDYLMINLLSDVYLDTFTWSGGNTSLEAIACNLPIVTCPGEFMRGRHTDSFLKLLGVTDTIAKNEAEYIDIAVKLGLDRVWRNSLSERMSQRQDNLFDDKVCVAGLETFYQQVVEKSS comes from the coding sequence ATCGCGCAATTTCAAGAACTTCTGAAACTCCGATCATCTGATGCAGAAATTTATTGGCGTTTAAGTCAATGTTACAGAAACTTGAACCTGCTAGATCAATATTTGATCACACTCAAAGAAGGCCTTAAAGCTTATCCCAATGATCCAAGATTACATTTCACATTAATTATAGAATTACGAATTAATGGCTATAATCAAGAAGCAATTATCAGTGCTGAAAATGCTTCTCAACTAATACCCGATGATTATACTTTTACATTACTTAAACATTTGACAGTTCCCACAATTTATGATCATCCAGAAGAAATCATATTCTATCGCCACAGATATATTCAAGGACTGCAAGATTTAATTCACAAAACATCTCTAAACACTCCACAAGAAAGAAATAATGCTTTAGCTGGAATAGGTAGATTAACTAATTTTTACCTCTCTTATCAAGCTCAAAATGATGTAGAGTTACAACGTCAATATGGACAGTTAGTGCATAAAATTATGGCGGCTAATTTTCCGCAATGGATTGCACATCTATCTATGCCAGAACTTCAGCCACAAGAAAAAATCCGTATTGGCTATATTTCTCATTATCTACATTCTTATAGCGGCACACTTTGGTTAACTGGTTGGTTACGTTACTGCGATCATCAAAAGTTTGAAATTTACTGTTACTATACAGGGAATCAACCAGATCCAGTAACTCAACAGTTTAAGGATTATAGCGATTTTTTCTATCATATTCCTGATAATTTACCAGCAGTTTCTGAACAAATAGTTGCTGATAAACTACACATTTTAGTTTATCCTGAAATCGGGATGAACCCGCAAACTATGCAAATGGCAGGTTTGCGACTTGCACCTGTGCAGTGTACAGCTTGGGGACATCCAGTAACAACTGGCTTACCGACAATTGACTATTTCTTATCTAGTGAGTTAATGGAAGCGGAAAATGCCCAAGAACATTACTCAGAGAAATTGATTCTCTTACCTAACATTGGTGTAGCTTATCCTAAACCCTATATTCCTCAAGTTATCAAAACTCGTTCAGATTATGGTTTAAATGATGATGATGTAATTTATTTATGTTGTCAAGCACCATTTAAATATTTACCACAATATGATTTTATCTTGGCAGAAATTGCTAGTCGTATTCCTGAAGCCAAATTTGTATTTTTACGAGGTACTGTATTAAAACCTCGTTTACAACGTGCTTTTGCGGCGGTAGGACTAAATAGTGAAGATTACTGTGTCCATCTGAAAATTCCAGAACGTCTAGACTATCTGATGATTAACTTATTATCAGATGTTTACTTAGATACATTTACTTGGTCAGGTGGTAATACTAGCCTAGAAGCCATAGCCTGTAATCTCCCCATTGTGACTTGTCCAGGGGAATTTATGCGCGGTCGTCACACAGACAGCTTTTTGAAACTGCTAGGAGTAACAGACACCATTGCTAAAAATGAAGCTGAATATATTGATATCGCTGTTAAATTAGGACTTGACCGAGTTTGGCGCAATAGCCTATCTGAAAGAATGAGTCAGCGTCAAGATAATCTCTTTGATGATAAAGTCTGTGTCGCAGGTTTAGAAACCTTTTATCAACAAGTTGTAGAAAAAAGTTCGTAG
- a CDS encoding type II toxin-antitoxin system RelE/ParE family toxin, which translates to MDLKIQELSGEPRPDGVKKLESELSLYRIRVGDYRVIYQIQDDILLVTIVKAKYRREIYRKQ; encoded by the coding sequence ATTGATTTAAAAATTCAAGAATTATCTGGTGAACCGCGTCCTGATGGGGTAAAAAAATTAGAAAGTGAATTATCGCTTTACCGTATTCGAGTAGGCGATTATCGAGTTATATATCAAATACAAGATGATATTTTATTAGTAACCATAGTTAAAGCGAAATATCGTAGAGAAATTTATCGCAAACAATAA
- the mraY gene encoding phospho-N-acetylmuramoyl-pentapeptide-transferase, with translation MDAKLSPNEGSNVSGIGLAAALGAGLSIAALTLDWLGNRTPWQGMSLTFPLVLCAVSSAAIGVVVIPVLQKLKTGQIIREDGPQAHLKKAGTPTMGGIFFVPVAVAIACILSNFATEVLAVSALTLSYGFVGWLDDWQILRRKSNKGISPKMKLALQIGFAALFCLWLMTTEHSHITNIALPWVSFALPLGFLFWPLAGFVLVAESNATNLTDGIDGLAAGTVAIALLALGAVIAPAYPGLMVFCAALSGGCLGFLAHNRNPARVFMGDTGSLALGGALAAVALLTNSLVALFILSGIFFVETLSVIAQVGYYKATKGPDGKGKRLFKMAPLHHHLELSGWSELQVVAVFYLIAAILSVVCYAIAPF, from the coding sequence GTGGACGCTAAATTATCTCCTAATGAAGGATCAAACGTTTCGGGTATTGGATTAGCTGCTGCTTTAGGCGCAGGGCTGAGTATAGCAGCATTGACATTGGATTGGCTGGGCAATAGAACGCCTTGGCAAGGAATGTCCCTGACTTTCCCCTTAGTGCTGTGCGCCGTGAGTTCAGCTGCTATAGGCGTTGTAGTCATCCCAGTGCTGCAAAAACTCAAAACCGGGCAAATCATCCGCGAGGATGGCCCCCAAGCCCATTTGAAAAAAGCTGGGACACCAACGATGGGGGGTATATTCTTTGTCCCCGTAGCTGTGGCGATCGCCTGTATATTGTCTAATTTTGCCACAGAAGTGCTTGCCGTCTCGGCGTTAACTCTCAGCTATGGATTTGTGGGCTGGCTGGACGATTGGCAAATTCTGCGGCGCAAATCAAATAAAGGCATCTCTCCGAAGATGAAACTGGCGTTGCAAATTGGATTTGCGGCGTTGTTTTGTCTATGGCTGATGACTACAGAACATTCTCATATTACAAATATAGCTTTACCTTGGGTGAGCTTTGCCCTACCTTTAGGATTTTTATTCTGGCCTTTGGCTGGCTTTGTGCTAGTAGCAGAAAGTAATGCAACTAATTTAACTGACGGTATTGATGGTTTAGCAGCCGGAACAGTGGCGATCGCCTTACTAGCGTTAGGTGCTGTCATCGCCCCTGCTTACCCTGGATTAATGGTTTTTTGTGCCGCATTAAGTGGCGGTTGCTTAGGTTTCTTAGCCCATAACCGCAACCCAGCCCGTGTATTCATGGGTGATACAGGTTCCTTAGCCCTGGGAGGAGCTTTAGCTGCTGTAGCATTATTGACAAATAGTTTAGTAGCCTTGTTTATTCTCAGTGGGATTTTCTTTGTAGAAACCCTTTCGGTGATTGCCCAGGTAGGTTATTATAAAGCGACTAAAGGGCCTGATGGTAAGGGCAAGCGTTTATTTAAAATGGCTCCTTTACACCATCATCTAGAGTTGAGCGGCTGGTCAGAATTACAAGTTGTAGCAGTGTTTTATCTGATTGCTGCCATTTTGTCTGTTGTTTGTTATGCGATCGCACCTTTTTAG
- a CDS encoding O-linked N-acetylglucosamine transferase, SPINDLY family protein produces MNIPQGQQHLIAGEYQQAAKLYEEAIASEPDVLSHYWYLGLMLLLQEKEVEAQMTWMLPLAEVEEENIPTYTQELAQVLELEAQRRETLAEFSLAWAIRQHLKEINNFDINNLLKILYLSFQIDSFEQIELEYSELIELLNSQNFVDLNLELLHQVSQQVLDTPPLNQLSIDFIQSGLPYLINTPGFAQKFAASVMKIGHNFQQPAKAASLLELYLNQAPIDSETLLDIIRHLAIFYQNAQNYAQGIERAKLSLSLSTKITDRLYATHLVLRGLLTAGGYWEEVCSTNQQLEILRQQFISAQPIELNEVQTLFILTPSFAKPHIEDNPSDFRKIHNQLAAIFQNNVRSIHQEIFQHYSQRHINHRQTATAQRKLKIGYVSYSLKRHSVGWLARWLFQHHDHDNFEIYTYLINYNPLDQLAEKWYVNKADQARKLGITVLEVAEQIYADNIDILIDLDSITLDISCAVMALKPAPIQVTWLGWDASGIPAIDYYIADPYVLPDSAQNYYTEKILRLPQTYIAVDGFEVGIPSLRRDELDIPSDAVIYLSSQRSYKRHPETAKWQMRIIKQVPNSYFLIKGDAEEEAIKEFFYKIAAEEGVDVSRLRFLPQDPSEAVHRANLAIADVVLDTYPYNGATTTLETLWMGIPLVTRVGEQFVSRNSYTMMMNVGVTEGLAWTDAEYVEWGVRLGKDADLRQKVAEKLRQSRQTAPLWNGKQFTREMEKAYQQMWQNYVI; encoded by the coding sequence ATGAACATTCCCCAAGGGCAACAGCATCTCATAGCCGGAGAATATCAGCAAGCTGCAAAATTGTATGAGGAAGCAATAGCATCTGAACCTGATGTACTGTCTCACTATTGGTATTTAGGCTTAATGCTGCTTTTGCAAGAAAAAGAAGTAGAGGCACAAATGACTTGGATGCTACCATTAGCTGAGGTAGAAGAAGAAAATATTCCCACTTATACCCAAGAACTAGCCCAAGTTTTAGAACTAGAAGCCCAAAGACGAGAAACCTTAGCAGAATTTTCCCTAGCTTGGGCAATTCGTCAGCATCTCAAAGAAATTAACAACTTTGATATCAATAACCTCTTAAAAATTCTCTATCTTTCCTTTCAAATAGATAGCTTTGAACAAATAGAACTAGAGTATTCAGAACTAATTGAGTTATTAAATTCTCAAAACTTTGTAGATTTAAACTTAGAATTATTACATCAAGTATCACAGCAAGTTTTGGATACTCCACCCCTCAATCAATTATCTATAGACTTCATCCAATCCGGCTTACCTTACCTGATCAATACACCAGGTTTTGCTCAGAAATTTGCTGCATCTGTGATGAAAATTGGTCATAACTTTCAACAGCCAGCAAAAGCAGCAAGTCTCTTAGAATTATATTTAAATCAAGCTCCAATAGATTCAGAGACATTATTAGATATAATCAGACATTTAGCTATTTTTTATCAAAATGCTCAGAATTATGCCCAAGGGATAGAACGAGCAAAATTATCTCTTTCCTTATCAACAAAAATAACTGATAGACTTTATGCGACTCATCTAGTTTTAAGAGGTTTACTGACTGCTGGTGGATATTGGGAAGAAGTATGTTCAACAAACCAACAGTTAGAAATTTTGCGGCAACAATTTATCTCAGCCCAGCCAATTGAATTAAACGAAGTACAAACTCTATTTATATTAACACCATCATTTGCCAAGCCGCACATTGAAGATAACCCATCGGATTTCAGGAAAATCCATAATCAATTAGCCGCAATTTTCCAAAACAATGTGCGCTCTATCCATCAAGAAATATTTCAGCATTATTCCCAACGTCATATTAATCATCGCCAAACAGCAACTGCTCAGAGAAAGTTAAAAATTGGCTATGTATCCTACTCCTTAAAAAGACATTCTGTGGGCTGGTTAGCGCGGTGGCTATTTCAACATCACGACCATGATAATTTTGAAATTTATACTTATCTGATCAACTACAATCCATTAGACCAATTGGCAGAAAAATGGTATGTAAATAAAGCTGATCAAGCACGTAAATTAGGGATAACTGTTTTAGAAGTTGCGGAACAAATATATGCAGATAACATTGATATTCTCATTGACCTAGATAGTATAACTCTAGATATTAGTTGTGCAGTCATGGCACTCAAACCAGCACCAATTCAAGTTACTTGGCTGGGTTGGGATGCTTCGGGTATACCTGCAATTGATTACTACATAGCAGATCCTTACGTACTACCAGATTCAGCCCAGAATTATTATACAGAAAAAATCTTACGATTACCCCAGACCTATATAGCAGTTGATGGCTTTGAAGTGGGTATACCTAGTCTCCGGCGAGATGAGTTAGATATTCCCAGCGATGCTGTCATATATCTCAGCAGCCAAAGGTCTTATAAACGCCATCCAGAGACAGCAAAATGGCAAATGAGAATCATTAAACAAGTACCAAATAGCTACTTTTTAATTAAAGGTGATGCTGAAGAAGAAGCAATTAAAGAGTTTTTCTACAAAATAGCCGCAGAAGAGGGAGTAGATGTTTCTAGGCTGAGATTTTTACCCCAAGACCCCTCCGAAGCCGTCCACAGAGCCAACTTAGCCATTGCAGATGTAGTTTTAGATACCTATCCCTATAATGGTGCAACTACAACCCTAGAAACATTATGGATGGGTATCCCCTTAGTAACCAGAGTAGGAGAGCAATTTGTATCACGGAATAGCTACACAATGATGATGAACGTAGGAGTTACAGAAGGACTGGCTTGGACAGATGCAGAATATGTAGAGTGGGGAGTGCGCTTAGGTAAAGATGCTGACTTAAGACAAAAAGTTGCAGAAAAATTGCGACAGTCAAGACAAACAGCACCGCTATGGAATGGTAAGCAGTTTACCCGTGAGATGGAGAAAGCCTATCAGCAAATGTGGCAAAACTATGTAATATAA
- a CDS encoding MogA/MoaB family molybdenum cofactor biosynthesis protein — protein MSPQPHPDSPGNTVTCAVITVSDTRNPETDKSGQIIQQLLVEALHVVGVYKIIKDEPAQIQAQIELLGKITSLDVVIFNGGTGIAPKDTTYDAIEKLLEKTLPGFGELFRFLSYQEIGSRAIASRAVAGVYHNKLIFSLPGSSNAVRLGMEKLILPEMAHLVSQMRM, from the coding sequence GTGTCACCACAACCACACCCCGACTCTCCAGGAAACACCGTCACCTGTGCTGTAATTACAGTCAGTGATACTCGTAACCCAGAAACTGATAAAAGTGGTCAGATTATCCAGCAGTTGCTGGTTGAGGCTCTCCATGTTGTGGGAGTATACAAAATCATCAAAGATGAACCAGCCCAGATTCAAGCACAAATAGAATTGCTGGGTAAAATTACTAGTTTAGATGTAGTTATATTCAATGGTGGTACGGGGATTGCTCCCAAAGATACTACCTATGATGCAATTGAGAAATTATTAGAGAAAACTTTACCCGGATTTGGGGAGTTGTTTCGATTTTTAAGTTATCAAGAAATTGGTTCACGGGCGATCGCCTCTCGCGCTGTGGCTGGAGTATATCACAATAAGTTAATTTTCTCTCTTCCCGGTTCTAGTAATGCGGTGCGATTGGGAATGGAAAAGCTGATTTTGCCTGAAATGGCTCATTTGGTGAGTCAGATGCGGATGTAG
- a CDS encoding transposase, whose amino-acid sequence MYKYRKLTPEQKAELVEYRLSRGYPPHSPPHLIRGQQFYLLTAACYEHQHYMQSESRRQQLLNMIFDRFGAIENDHESAEALSTNLTICAWVILPNHYHLLIQVLNFDVLGGLFRRIHGALSRQWNQEDNITGRKIWYSWSDRAIRSERHYYTTLNYIHYNPVKHNLVKSPYDWVQSSVHWYLQAQGRQWLRDSWVQYPVKGYGKDWDNF is encoded by the coding sequence ATGTATAAATATCGGAAACTTACACCAGAACAAAAAGCTGAATTAGTTGAATACCGCTTGAGTCGTGGTTATCCACCCCACTCGCCACCACATCTAATCCGCGGTCAACAGTTTTACTTGTTAACAGCAGCTTGCTATGAACATCAGCATTATATGCAATCTGAATCTCGCCGTCAGCAATTGCTAAATATGATATTTGATAGATTTGGCGCTATTGAAAATGATCATGAAAGCGCTGAAGCGCTTTCTACAAACTTAACAATCTGTGCTTGGGTTATTTTGCCTAATCACTATCATTTACTAATTCAAGTTTTAAATTTTGATGTCTTAGGTGGCTTATTTCGTAGAATACATGGTGCGCTTTCTCGCCAATGGAATCAAGAAGACAATATTACTGGGCGCAAAATCTGGTATTCTTGGAGCGATCGCGCTATTCGTTCTGAAAGACATTACTATACAACTCTTAATTATATTCATTACAACCCTGTGAAACATAATTTGGTGAAATCGCCTTATGACTGGGTACAAAGTAGCGTTCACTGGTATTTACAAGCTCAAGGACGGCAATGGTTACGTGATTCTTGGGTTCAATATCCCGTCAAAGGTTATGGCAAAGATTGGGATAACTTTTAA